TCGTGGTATGTACACTCAATCCTTCACCACAAAACCCAGATTTAGCTCGTTTGCTAACAATGCATTAAGGACTTACCGTCACCGGTGTGGCGGTAGGGACAGAGGATCAAATGTTGGAGCTTCTTCAACACGCCTCTGCCAAGAAGATCTTGCCAAAGGTTACCGTGGTTGGTTTCGATCAGGTGGGGACGGTTTTGGAGGGCCTCAAACGGCAAGATATAACTGGAAGGGTCGTAGTGAGAATATCCTGAATCCTTGGCCTCAAGAAGCCCACCGCAGCCCAAGATCTAGAAGTATCATAGTATTTTCGACAATCTGCTGTTAAGTAGAAGAAGTGCACTTAATTACACCGATGAAAGGATATCTCGAATCCATGTGTTCATGTATTTTCCACGAACTCGCCGGCATTCAAACCACATGGCATTTCGCCCTTGTTCAGTAGTCTTATTCTATCTTATAGTCATTATTATAACTCAATCCCATCTTACAATGTGTATCTGTAATCTCCGAGGCCGTTAAATTCGCTATTCGGTTCACTTGCCTGACTTCTTTGAGATCAGAGTATTCTCCGCAATGCGAAGACACGAGAAATATGTTTGAACGGCATAACACTAGACGAGCTTCAAATCTTTATCAAATCTTCCATAAAATCTTGAACTAGTTAGATACATTCTTGCATGACCGCTTATGACCGGCCTCTACGATGTCATCTTATGCATGATCCAACCCCCACCTATGATTGAGATTTTTCCGTCCTCAATCAATCACTACACCGATGCGCCATTTCCCTCACGATGAAATAGGCATTCTCGTAAATGCTTTGAGCCCTCAGACGATACTCTATCGTCGAGACACTCCGATCTCAACTCCCAGGGGCTTCCGCAAGAAACCTTCACGTGTCTCCATCTTTTCTTGTCGCAGGAAGATGTTGTATCTCTTGATCCACGTAGCAGCAATCAACCTCATCTGCATCTCAGCCAGGTTCCTTCCCACACAAGAGCGAGGACCATGGCTGAAGGGGATAAAGGCAATTTTCTGCTTATCGGTGATGTTCTCCCATCTCTCGGGCTTAAACTCCTCTGCATCAGGCCCCCAGATCTCCGTTGAGTGGTGAACAGTGTAGGTGGGAACACTAAGAACTGTTCCTGGGCCAAAGTAGCGACCGTGGAGGGTAACACCCTTGGAGTTGGCGGGAATCTCTCGAGGCAGGCCGATTCCAGATGGTGAGTGATGTCGCAGGGTCTCGTTGATACACATGCCGAGATAAGGCAAGTGCTTGACAGATTCGTAGCTCGGGATAACTCCTTCATCGGATGTGGCCTCGTCGATCTCCTTTTGCAGCTTCTGCAAGACTCCGGGTGTCTTCACAACGTGATAGAGAAGGGCGCAAGAGGAGTTGGACGTCGTATCGCTTCCGGCAATAAGTTGAGTAAGCGCTTCGGCTGTGAGTTCGTCTCGCCCAAGCGGCTCTCCCTTCTCATCTCGGCCTTGCATGAGTCGTGCCAGCAGGTCCTTTCGGGTCGTGTTTGCGCCTCGCTCCAGTCTCTCGCTAACACGGGCAATTGCGATACCAGCAAGATTCTCGACGGCCTGGAGTCCCTGGCTGAAGAATGGATCGGGGAGCCACTTAGCGTACGGCTTGAGCCAGGGCATGCAACCTAGGGTGGCAGAGACCTCTCCTCGTCGGTTCATGATTTCCACAGCGGGAGCGTAGATAGCTGGACTTGTAGGGCttgccttgacctcggcaaTATCAGCTCCAGAGGCGAGCATACCTGCGTTTCATTAGTCTGGCACTTGAGACGCCGATTCTGACAGACTTACCGAATGGCTTGCCAAATGCGAGATCAGCAATGACGTCGAAAGCGAGATAGTTGACTAAGATTTGTTAGTCGCAAATAAATTCAATATCCTTCCAGTCTTTTCAACTCACACCAGGAGAGACAATCCAGCCGTCCAGCGCCATCAGCTTCGGGGTTGCTGGAGGCACGGTCCCACTGCTTAACAAAGAGGTCGAGGTTCTGGTGGATATAGGGCTCAAACTCAAGAACAGACTTCGGGGCAAAGGTGTGAGACACGATCTTTCTCTTTCGAGAGTGCTCAGCCCTGCTTCGTGTGTTGAAAAGGCCACGACGAATGGAGACGAATGGGTCATAGAAGTCCCTGAACAGTTAGCGCATGGACGAGAAAGAAGTCGCTTATCGACTTACGACTTGAGGAAACCATTTCCGTGACCATAGATGACATTGATGGCATCTGCATCCGCAATGCTGACATGGTTGGGGGCAATGCGAACAACAGGGCCCAGTTTCTGGTGAACCTTGTCGACGACCTCGAATCGTTTACCACGTCGGCATGTTGACATTAACCAGAGGTTGCTGAACTGCGCGGGGAACGGAGAAGGAATTCCTCGAAGGCCTCGGTTCGTCCCAAAATAGGGAACAAGATAGTAGCCAACGAATAAGACTATGAGGGCGACAGGCGCCCAAGGCGAAATAAGGAGGTTGATCAAAGCCATTGTCCCgggttgcttgctttttcgTGACTCTGGCTCTGTTCGTAACTGGGATTGGAGAGCAGGAAGATTGAACGTTCCAGATCGTATATATATGCCCGCATCTTGTGAGCAAGTACCCCAGATTTACCTGCATTCACGGAGCAGCGGACATGGGGACCCCGAACGCCACTCCGAGGAACCCCATACTCACGGAACGGAAGCGGCTCAAGCCATCGGCATTTGAGAATGTCACAATAGCGAGGCTGTGATTGGCTAGTCAGTATCGGCGTTGACAACAAGCTGCTCCGTGGTATCGCTTCTCGGAAGGCATGTAAATAGGGTTAACGGCCGTTAGGGCGATTGAAAAAACGCCGCATATCATTTGCAGTCTCACGAAGTCATGCTTCAACTCATTCAGGGCCATCATGACTCTTCCATGCTCTGTCCTCTCAATTCGGCTCTGCTTTGGAGATCCACTATATGACATCATTCTCGTTCCGATTGGCTGGAACCGGTTCGGCACTGGTAGCGGGATGCTGTAGGTTAGGGACGCGCAACAATCACATGAGCATCTTtattgatggtgatggcactTGGCTCCTCATTGTTGAAATACAAATCGCTTGTTATCTATTTTTCTGTCTGAATTTCTTGGTCTTTCTCAGTCAAGATCAAATGCGTCCCCAAGATCTCGATCATGAACCTTTCCCTCGCCTGAAAATGCCTCGCCCCCTCATCTCGAAGAAACTCCTCTGCCAGTCCCACCAGCTGAGGGTGGTGGATGTCTGGTATCTCTAAAATGCGAGATACGTCGAGTTCTAGTCGGGTAGATTTTTGGAGGCCTAGTACGTGTGCCACATGCACATTGTTGACGAGGTAAAGACAGAACTTCTCAAAAAGATCGTGCTTCACCATGAAATCCAGGACTTCGGGGAAAGCAGGACTAGGCAACCCGCCAACAATCCGAGGGAGAATTGTGCCAGGACCATTCTGGAAAGCTCGTCGTATTTGCGCCGTGGATTCCAGTGCGTGAACGAGGCCGTTGGTGTTCATGGGTGCAGGGTCTGCAATCCATGGGCGATCATAACCAACTCTCTTGCGCCACCAGACGTTGCAGAACAGCGAAGACATGATGACGGGGATGAGAATCACGTAGCCCCACCATCTTTCCGCCGTCAACATGGATCCAACTCCTCCGAGGATAGTAGCAATGCCGTTGACCACGTAGAATAGTTGGAGGTTGAAACAACGTCGCTTAATGAGGGGCAACGCGGGCGCGCCTTTCAATGCTTTCTCAGCTGCTAGACGATGATGCCTCATCTTTTTCCATACGATGACAGCCCATGTCGCACTGATTAAACCGAAGGCAGCGATGGGCGCGTTTCCGAGATATCCGGAGAGGATGTTGCTGGCCAGCCACACGCGATGATTTGCACCGCCGATGGCCATGAATGTGCCGGTCCCTATGAGCACTGCACCCCCTCCCAACAAGACGTCCATTGCCCATCGGTTGATGATTTCGATTCGAAGCTCGCGGATGGTGATTTCGAGTAGGACGTCAATCTCTTGGGTTGGCCGTGAATCAGCAATTCGATGAGCCTTTTCTTCCTCCAGTAACTTGCGCTGGCTGCGAAGAAACGAGATATTGGCCCAGGCCCTCCTGGAGTCTATAAACGCAAAGACCGAGAACACCAGGGCTGTAAATCCTCCTATTGCCATGAGTACCACAGCATGGATTGGCACCGGAGTATCGTTCCAAACGTTGGCAGCAAAGTCGCCAGCGTTGGCGAGCTCGAGGAATCCCACAGCTCCAAGCAAGTTGTTCCTGAGTCGAGGGCTGTCGCATTGTGTCCAGCGCGTCCCTTTCTTGACAGCGACAAGGCTCTTGGGCCCAGCAAGACTGAATTCAGGATCTGATTCATCTTGTGGTTGCGCGTTGCTTGGATCGGCAACGTCAATGGATtctttcatcatcttcatgatGGCCCTGCAGGGTAAACGGCCTGAATTCAGGAGTCAGTATGTAGCTCTTGGCAAAGAAGGCGGTGGTAAACCTGCCTGGCACCTCTTTCGTCACCTGGACTGGGACATGTGTTCTAGCGAGCGTGGAGACACGCGTCGAAAGGCTTCACGAGCGCAGAGAAATGGACAAGGTTGCGAAAACAGAGACGAAAAAGGAGACGACGAATGCAAGAAATTGTCTGCATATGAATGTCTGCTGATCGCCTCGCGCTGACTGGGAGACAGCGTCGTGGACCAACCCCACCCCCGGTGAGCCGTCACAACCGAGCGAGACGAGCCAACCAAACAAAGACAGCCTCAACTCACGTTAATGCTTTATTTAGATCAAGACTTGAGCTAGGTGTCACTCTCGGGTCTTTTCCATGTTCTTTCGACGTTTTAAATCCGCCGTTGAACCTGTTTTTTGCCTCGGTGACATACCAAGTCAGGGGGAACCGCCAAGATGACAGGCTTACGCAATGTGGATCATCACGGCAACTTTCAGCCGATGGCGGTATTGGCATTTCCTTGTTGAGGTTTATACATGGTAATTATCACCGGTGATCCCGATTGGTCTGGCTTTTGAGTTTACATGATTCAACCCGTTGGCCGAGTGTTTCCTTGGGTATGGCTCTGACATCGAGATGGGACTGACAAACAGAAACTCTTCATTCGTCGGAGCGTAAACATGACCACTAGCCATTATCCATGATATACAAGATCAGTATGCTCCAGAGCGTTGGCTATACTTTGGCCCCTGAACTAGCTTGACAGGCTGTCGACCAGTCTGAACGGGAGCACCAGCAGTAAGCCGCAGTCCAGGTAATTTCGCACCTTTGTCCTCCAGCGCCCAAATAGATACTCCAATCCAGTTGTCTCCTTGATAGTTGAGAACTCCTTCTGGGACAGGGAACACCGTCTGCGGACCAATACTGCTCACATAGCGTCCAAACTGGAAGCCGTTGACAAAGATGAGAGCGCGATACGGGCCGCTTTCAGTCGAGTTCTTGAACGTGAACGACAGTGGAATGTCGAATTGGCTGGAGGGGTAGTTCAGGCCAAGCTTTGCTGTGTAAAATACCACTCCAGCTTTGTCGATGCCCTTGAATGGTGAACCTTTCTTGAAGCGTTTAAGCGGCGGTGACGGGAGGTGATAACCTTGCCGCTCAAAGGAGAAACCTCCCTCATTAAGAGGACCGCGGAATTTGTCCACGTAGTCTTCACCTCCCAAGTTGCCCGTAAGCTTCCACTTGGTGACTGGAGTTTCACGACCATTCTTGGTCACGAGTGCCCAGTCCAGAATACCACGTGGGCTCTTTTGTTCATCGTAGCCGGGTGTCCAGTTTCCGTTCAGACCTGTGTTATCAACAACCACCGTCACGACATATCGCTTTCCCTTTTGAAGTTTCGGTAGCTCATACGTGGAGTTGAAGTTCCCGGTAGCGCCATTGCCGGTGAACGAGCCAAGGAACTTGTCATCGAGCCACACTGCAGTGGCAAAAGCGCGACCGCCTTGTGTCCATAGTTTGAGCTGTGTTTCAGAGCCGTCGGAAGTAAAGTGACCCCTGTAGATGAGAGCACCGGCGTGGAATCCGTAGTCAGAACCATAAAGAGATACCGTGTTTTGGAGGGGAACCCGTGTGTTGTTGGTCGTGGTCTTATCGGCCACAAGCCATTTTCCATCGTTGTAGTCTTTCTTGATCTCAGGAAGAGAGTCAACATAGTTCCAATCCAGCGAAGATAGATCCAATTCCTTGATGGTGGGGAGTTCGACATCACGCTGGGCGATCCAGTTTCCTAGCTTCGACTTTTGATATCGTAGCTCTTTGCCGTTCAAGATCAACTTGGAAACGCCCTTTGGAGCTCCGATAATCTCCAATGGCGTGGAAGAAACATTGAAGTCTGCCTGAACAGACAGCTTGGAGCCTTGGACTGAGATTGATCGAACCAGCTGTGGCCCGTTGATGATGACAGAGTCAGGGTTCATCACCGAGGTTCCGTATGCGGCCCGGTCGCCTTTCCCGGGCAAATCCGGTACCCAATACTTGTATGCGGAGTTTCGATCTATGAAGAGTTAGTTTTGGCTCAACGTTTTCAACAAAGCAAATGTACCTAGCAGGTAGATGAAGAGTGAATCCCGCTGGACCACCCGTCGAGACGAAGATGTCTTCCATTGAAGGATGCTGGCATTCTTCTTGGTATCAGACTTGACACCACTGCCCTCGATGACCTTGAAGGCCGATTTTCCTTTGATAGCAACCTCATGAAGCTCATCAGGGCCACCGTAGAGGATGAGGACCGTTTTGTCACCAAACTTCTTCCAAGTCAAGACCTCTGCCGTCGAGTAGAGTACTGAATGTTCTCCAACAGCATAATCGACCACATGAATCTTAGAATCTCTCCCGTTCAGTGAGAGTGAGCCGCCCAACTGGGGAACCGTCAGAGTTTCGGCCGAAGTTGGTATCTTGAGCTTGTAGGACGATGACTCGGTGCTCGTAAAGTCCGCATGTCTCACAACAAAGAAAGACCCTTGCTTCTCTGTAGTAAGTGGAGTAACGGCAATATCCTCATTGTCAGTGTATCGGGACGTGGAGAGGTTACCTGGCGTTGCGGTCGCGTAGCTTGGTGAGACTCGCAAGAATTGGCCCTGGAGCTTGATCTCGGAGTACTTTTCCCGGTCGATGGACCTGTCCTCTTTGATTGCCTTGACGAAGTTAGAGAGTTTCTGAGCCAGTTTGACGCTTGCAAGCTTACCGCGCCGTAGTCGTAAGATGTGTAGCCGTCGCAATGTCCAAGGTTTCCCCAATTGGTACCACCAAAGGTCTGCACCATTAGCTATCATCTCAAATTTTTGGAGGAAGACTTGCCATGTATATGTTGAAGATTGTGACGCCCGCTGCAAGGTTGTTCTTGTAGAATACGCGAGCAAATTCGTGGTTGGTGAGGACGTAGCAGTTTTCGAAACCTCCACCTCCAGGAGGATCGAACGCGCCTCCTTGAAACTATTCATAGTGAGAAATGTCCATACGGAGGCTCATCAATCGTACCTCGATGATAGAGTATGGGGTATTGGGACTCTTTTGCATGTGCTCTGCGTGCCATGTTGTTGGGAGGCCGTCCTTAGGCCAGGTATGGGGGTTGGCCTGGAAGGTTAGCAACGCGCAGAAAGTCATGTCCTCAATGACTTACACAGTCAAATCCTGCGGGATAACCATCATGTCCCTATGGAAGTTAGAGAGATGAATACAACGGTCAGTCTATAAACTCACGTAGATATCTACTGCTCCGATCCCTGACCCAGGTGCGCCAGTGCCACCTTGCCATGCgtcgttgttgatgagaggCACCACAATGCCGGCATTCCTGGCTTGGTCGTTCACATACTTGAGGTACTCGTGGCTGGGAAAGGGGACACCATCACCGGCACTATACTCGTTCTCAGGCTGGAACAGGATGACCGGCCCACCGTTGGTGATTTGAGCTTTTGCAATAATGGAGCAAATGTGTTCCATATAGCTGAGCAGAGTTAGCCAGAAACTTGTTGGTCGAATGTCTCACCTACTTGTCGGTAGCACTCAGATAATCCGAAGCATTCGTTCTGAGCGTTCCCTTGACCCTCTGCAGCCAGCCCGGAAAGCCGCCTCCAGATGCTTCAGCATTGATGTATGGCCCAGGCCGAGCCAGGAGGAAGATACCCGCCTCCTTTGCAGCATCGATGAACGGCTCAATGGCCAAAACGCCTTCAGACCGAAACTCACCCGGCTTTCCCTCAAGCAAGGCCCAGTCAACATAAAACGAAACCATGTTGAATCCCGCCGCCTTGACTTTCTGGAACAGATCCAGGTACAAGCTTGGCACGGGGAGTCGGAACGGGTGTATCTCTGCAGAGAATATCGTGACCCGTTCTCCATTTATGAACAACGAGTGTTCATCCCACGTCACGATATCTTGAAGCACATCTCTCTCGTGGGGACTCTGGATGACGTCGAATGGTCGTCCACCACGAATCTGGAGGGTGCGAGCACAGCATAGGCTCGCGCCCAGTGCCGTAATAAGTGTATTGAGGAGCTTCATTGTGGCCACATAGCCGTAAGAGGGGATAGTGATATTCAAATCTTGAAGTTGAGGCTCATATGGAATTGCCGGTTATATAGTAACAAATGATGGAACTAGAGGCAAAACTTAACATCAAACTACTTCGGAAAGGTACCCGAACGCGCCGACGGACTTCAACATAATGCAACCGGTATTGGTGGATAGAATAAAATTCCGAATATGCCGATCATGCCATAGAGTATAGCCGCAAAGATTCATTTAGCCAGTCCCGGGGTAAGTCGAATTCATGAGGGATATGCGGGGTTGGTAACATCGTGACACTGCGAATGGGGCTGTATGACGGGATCGACCATATTGAGGTTTTAAGCCCGTTGATCCCAGTCGATTGGCCTCTGTAATAGCCTGTCTGTCGGCAATGAGTGATCACATGCGTCCTATGCTCAAAAGGTGAACAGGCAATGCAAAGATTGCATCCGCACGCTCCGGCCATAATTTTCATGagctgttttttttttccctagTCCCGGGGGCTTACGAGAACAGCGTCCCATCATACTACTCGCGTTGCTTAAACATTTCCGTAAACTGCCGCCACTGACTAGCAATGATAATGCTGAAGAGGCGAGGAATGTGGTAATAGTACGTGGAACGCGAAATGTCTTATAGGATATATTCCACCAACGTAGCTTACTAGACTACTTCGCTCTAGTCGGACCGTCATAATCCTCATGCCATGTCTGGCATGGGCATCATATCAAAGTCGAAGCCCACTACAAGCCAACACCAGGATCTCAATCCAACTACGCGCCCAAGGCACTTTCGAGCGCTTCGTGCTCCTTCGCGGTGATGGGAATAACCGTGCCATGTCGAGGGCTTGTTGGAAGCTTGTAACTGCTCGAAACCT
The window above is part of the Fusarium falciforme chromosome 3, complete sequence genome. Proteins encoded here:
- a CDS encoding Beta-galactosidase, whose translation is MKLLNTLITALGASLCCARTLQIRGGRPFDVIQSPHERDVLQDIVTWDEHSLFINGERVTIFSAEIHPFRLPVPSLYLDLFQKVKAAGFNMVSFYVDWALLEGKPGEFRSEGVLAIEPFIDAAKEAGIFLLARPGPYINAEASGGGFPGWLQRVKGTLRTNASDYLSATDNYMEHICSIIAKAQITNGGPVILFQPENEYSAGDGVPFPSHEYLKYVNDQARNAGIVVPLINNDAWQGGTGAPGSGIGAVDIYGHDGYPAGFDCANPHTWPKDGLPTTWHAEHMQKSPNTPYSIIEFQGGAFDPPGGGGFENCYVLTNHEFARVFYKNNLAAGVTIFNIYMANLWWYQLGKPWTLRRLHILRLRRGKLASVKLAQKLSNFVKAIKEDRSIDREKYSEIKLQGQFLRVSPSYATATPGNLSTSRYTDNEDIAVTPLTTEKQGSFFVVRHADFTSTESSSYKLKIPTSAETLTVPQLGGSLSLNGRDSKIHVVDYAVGEHSVLYSTAEVLTWKKFGDKTVLILYGGPDELHEVAIKGKSAFKVIEGSGVKSDTKKNASILQWKTSSSRRVVQRDSLFIYLLDRNSAYKYWVPDLPGKGDRAAYGTSVMNPDSVIINGPQLVRSISVQGSKLSVQADFNVSSTPLEIIGAPKGVSKLILNGKELRYQKSKLGNWIAQRDVELPTIKELDLSSLDWNYVDSLPEIKKDYNDGKWLVADKTTTNNTRVPLQNTVSLYGSDYGFHAGALIYRGHFTSDGSETQLKLWTQGGRAFATAVWLDDKFLGSFTGNGATGNFNSTYELPKLQKGKRYVVTVVVDNTGLNGNWTPGYDEQKSPRGILDWALVTKNGRETPVTKWKLTGNLGGEDYVDKFRGPLNEGGFSFERQGYHLPSPPLKRFKKGSPFKGIDKAGVVFYTAKLGLNYPSSQFDIPLSFTFKNSTESGPYRALIFVNGFQFGRYVSSIGPQTVFPVPEGVLNYQGDNWIGVSIWALEDKGAKLPGLRLTAGAPVQTGRQPVKLVQGPKYSQRSGAY